Proteins from a genomic interval of Dasania marina DSM 21967:
- a CDS encoding outer membrane beta-barrel protein, with the protein MFTKKLMIGAIATAAAFNAHAEDSDLSYTYVGLAYQTGEVLNEDFSGFGVSGSVALNESVFLIGHYSDLTSDDKYHVGFRSDDIEVTQFDLGVGFHTPVAKNIDFVASLSYADAEIKYLGNKADGNGYLINAGIRAKPTDILEFGAAINYADIEDDGEAGYTLYARVFAAPKLSIGLGYGSADDIDTLSLDVRFDL; encoded by the coding sequence ATGTTTACTAAAAAGCTAATGATTGGCGCTATCGCTACAGCTGCGGCATTTAATGCCCATGCCGAAGACTCTGACCTATCGTACACTTACGTCGGCCTAGCTTATCAAACAGGGGAGGTTTTAAATGAAGATTTTAGCGGCTTTGGCGTTAGTGGTAGCGTTGCACTCAATGAATCGGTTTTTTTAATTGGTCATTACAGCGATCTTACCTCAGACGATAAATACCATGTTGGGTTTCGTTCAGATGATATTGAAGTAACCCAGTTTGATTTGGGTGTGGGCTTTCATACACCGGTTGCTAAAAATATAGATTTCGTAGCATCACTTTCCTATGCCGATGCTGAAATTAAATATCTTGGCAACAAGGCTGATGGTAACGGTTATCTCATTAACGCAGGGATACGCGCTAAGCCAACAGACATATTAGAATTTGGCGCAGCCATCAATTATGCCGATATCGAAGATGATGGCGAAGCGGGTTACACATTATATGCACGCGTTTTTGCAGCACCTAAACTATCTATAGGCTTGGGCTATGGCTCAGCCGATGATATAGACACGCTTTCTCTTGATGTGCGTTTTGATCTTTAG